The following coding sequences lie in one Drosophila bipectinata strain 14024-0381.07 chromosome XR, DbipHiC1v2, whole genome shotgun sequence genomic window:
- the LOC138925619 gene encoding uncharacterized protein: MDQAILGVNLQIIHSSMSKAEIVIKTLGMIQLRHSHTGKYIQEKIMEIINDYGITLDQVFSITSDNGKNMIKAVQILNDGSDSLFDDNANDDINGEEVMEKLDSIQLANIHLVHSSTQSAPSCGVDIQDQEKEYTSDDDKCIVANKEESLLSAYLDGVQTISEVKEDPASKKLVKIYEVYVED, encoded by the exons ATGGACCAGGCTATTTTGGGCgtgaatttacaaattatacaTTCTAGTATGTCTAAAGCTGAGATCGTCATCAAGACTTTAGGCATGATACAGCTTCGTCATTCGCACACTGGAAAGTACATCCAAGAAAAAATTATGGAAATCATAAATGACTACGGAATAACCCTCGATCAAGTATTCAG CATTACATCGgataatggaaaaaatatgattaaagccgttcaaattttaaatgatgGTTCGGACAGTCTTTTTGACGATAATGCAAACGATGACATTAACGGGGAAGAAGTGATGGAAAAACTCGATTCCATACAGCTGGCGAATATTCACCTT gtgCATTCCTCAACACAAAGTGCGCCATCATGCGGGGTTGATATCCAGGACCAAGAGAAGGAGTACACATCCGACGATGATAAATGCATCGTCGCTAACAAGGAAGAGTCTCTGCTTTCCGCCTATTTGGATGGCGTACAAACAATCTCGGAAGTTAAAGAAGACCCTGCATCTAAAAAACTGGTGAAAATCTATG aGGTGTACGTGGAGGACTGA